One Candidatus Binataceae bacterium DNA window includes the following coding sequences:
- a CDS encoding fumarylacetoacetate hydrolase family protein, with the protein MKIVVYGPDRRTGAVQDGSVVDLSYAFAKCVRECDNEPHPLQLAEALVPSDLARLIEAGQPALDRINQAVDYLQRASDQLDPRGEPVVHKLSAVRLHAPRPHASRVACAGGNFADHAIAMAAKIRGQTISASDAKAEIRKAGIWGFWKVDRRSMGPEAELIYPARARYFDYEGEAAVVLGKQGKNIKAADAKSYIWGVTLSGDWSIRGLNEGGGLLKFAMQKNFDTSHSMGPCIVVGELDPDNVEVETLVNGDRRQHYNTKDMVVSFAEYIEYLSTDLTLYPGDVISGGTAAGTAADSSEVRPDRSFAPDRFLKPGDTVEIRSPAIGSLKSRVVASR; encoded by the coding sequence GTGAAAATAGTCGTTTATGGTCCCGATCGGCGCACCGGCGCCGTGCAGGACGGGAGCGTGGTGGATCTGTCATACGCCTTCGCCAAGTGCGTGCGCGAATGCGATAACGAACCCCATCCACTGCAGCTTGCCGAGGCCCTGGTTCCCTCCGACCTGGCGCGGCTGATCGAGGCCGGGCAACCCGCGCTGGACAGGATCAACCAGGCGGTGGACTACCTCCAGCGCGCCTCCGATCAGCTCGATCCGCGCGGCGAGCCGGTGGTCCACAAGCTTAGCGCGGTGCGATTGCATGCGCCCCGCCCCCACGCCAGCCGGGTGGCCTGCGCGGGTGGCAATTTCGCCGATCATGCGATCGCGATGGCGGCCAAGATTCGCGGCCAGACGATCTCGGCCAGCGACGCCAAGGCGGAAATCCGCAAGGCCGGCATCTGGGGCTTTTGGAAGGTGGATCGGCGCAGCATGGGGCCCGAGGCCGAACTGATTTATCCGGCCCGCGCACGCTACTTCGATTATGAAGGCGAGGCCGCGGTGGTGCTGGGCAAGCAGGGCAAGAACATCAAGGCGGCCGACGCCAAGTCCTACATCTGGGGCGTGACGCTCTCGGGCGACTGGAGCATCCGCGGGCTGAATGAAGGGGGCGGGCTGCTCAAGTTCGCGATGCAAAAGAATTTCGACACCAGCCATTCGATGGGGCCCTGCATCGTGGTGGGCGAACTGGATCCCGACAACGTTGAGGTCGAGACCCTGGTCAACGGCGACCGCCGCCAGCATTACAACACCAAGGATATGGTGGTTTCCTTCGCCGAGTACATCGAGTACCTGTCCACCGATTTGACGCTGTACCCCGGCGACGTCATCAGCGGTGGCACCGCAGCCGGCACCGCCGCCGATTCCAGCGAGGTGCGGCCCGATCGCTCCTTCGCGCCCGACCGCTTTCTGAAGCCTGGCGACACGGTGGAGATCCGCTCCCCGGCCATCGGCAGTCTGAAGAGTCGGGTCGTGGCCTCACGCTGA